From the Acomys russatus chromosome 8, mAcoRus1.1, whole genome shotgun sequence genome, the window AAAAAACATAAGCAAGATTTCAACCTAAGCAGtaagctgaaaacaaaacaaatccaagaataAACATTGGCTTTATAATGTAAAACCACAACTTAAAAAGACCAActacataacaataaaataaaatgaaattttgaatGTTACTTGAATATTGAAGCCTCAATGTCATCTTTTACAAAAGTACAAGCATGACCTTAAGTATTCTACCAGAATGTCGTTAATTGTCGTTAACTGGCGACACTGGCATGCAAGGAACAGGCTCGAAAGCAGGGGGCTGAGGCCACCCTCGAGTATATGAGGAGacttctcaaaataaattaaataataaataaattaaataaatagctaGCAATTGATAACTCTAGCTTTTTCAATTTAGCAAATACTGGGCActttaaggtttctattgctgtaaagtgatataaaactagctagcacaccAATAATTTATACTCTATATGTAAAGTGTTGTACTAGCCAGATCTTTCAAGTATTAGCTAGGTAGAATACAGCAAAAAAAAGTTTGCTTCAGCTGTTCCCTAACATACACAACTgtgggccaaaaaaaaaaaaatgtgtttgtattttcttctgattccaagcttttttttcttaatccttttttttgggatttttttttgtttgtttgtttgtttgttttgtttttttttttttttttttttttttttttcgagacagggttttctctgtgtagccttggccatcctggactcactttgtataccaggctggcctcgaactcacagcgatccgcctgcctctgcctccggagtgctgggattaaaggcgtgcaccaccacgcccggcaaatcatttatttttatgtgcactggtgttttgcctgcacaagTCTGTGTGAGAGTCAGTTCCCAcggagcttgagttacagacagttgtgagctgccatgtgggtgctgggaatcaaacccaggtcctgtggaagagccgccagtgctcttaaccagagccacctctccagccctgattctaAGCTTCTTCAACAGCTTTCAAATCTTCTCAATTTGTTTCTCCTCATTATTTCCCTATACTTGTTAGTTGCCTCAGTTGTAAGAATATCCCACCAACCCCAAAGACAATTATTACCTTACGTTTGAGTGTTAAGGAGGCCTAAGTTTTTGCATACCTACATATTAAGCCAAACATGACCAAAGGGGGAAGGgtgaggaaaacaaacacaaagcctcCCTGCCTAGAAGTTTGCTCACTTCTCATCTCACTGCAAAGAGGATCGACTATTGAGTCCAGATGCAGAGTAACCTGGGAAAAGTAGCCAATCCTCTCAatctatttatatttcaaaatcttCATGTTGACCTAACACTCTGCAGAAATATGTGCCTTCCTTAGGCTTTTACAAATACACAAGTTCAATACTGAAGTTAACGAACCAAAATTCTTCTGTAGTACTGACCCCAAATAGCACAAGGatagtttttaatcttatttgTTTCTCAAGATATTTTTATGGGTACTTAAAACCTAAGAAACTATGGGCCAGGCGTGGCGACACAAGCCTTTAACAccatcactcagaaggcagaggcaggtggatctccactagttccaggctagcctgttccacagagcaagttcccagccaggcagagctacagagagaaaccttgtctcaaacaataacaacaacaacaaaagcataaaGTCAAGCCATAGAAGTAGAGCATGGGTAAGGGTGTGGTCTGGCTATCTTGACTTATAAACATGAAAATTGTTTTGCACACTGTTGTTCCTTTCTACCTAATTTTGTTAACAATATAAATAACAGGAAAATCTGTTTAGGAACTGTGGGCTGAATCTAAGCAGCCTGCTATTCCtacagacaaaaagaaatgctGATCTGTCCTCTTCACAGAGGCACGCCACTAAACAAAaggggctgtggtggtgcatgtgtgcCTCTTACTTCCAATAACCACAATCAATCTCCCTAGACTATCAGAGTCAAATgcaaaaatttaacatttaacaCCATCACATTTTCCAGAACTTTTTCcaaatagtaatttaaaatttgaaattccgACCAGATCAGCAAATAGTTACCAGATGATGAGATGTTAAGGCAGCTGAATAATCTGTCAAATCAATTTGGTTCTCAAATCTAGTAACATAGAGGTGAAAAGACTTTATGTTAggctatatatatgtgtgtatttgcatactCATGGTTTAAGTTCTAAAcgggctttgttttcattttgaggaGTGCCAACCTCTGTCAAGATCAACAGTAATTTGTTGGTAATTGTGCACACGTTTAAAATCTCAAAGCATACTTTTCATCTGTAGGGTGTTACAGTAAACATTCTGTGAACTGTTGGCCCAACCTAAGCATTCTGGGTTGAGAACAGCATTTACTGCTCAAAACAGTTCAGAAAAGTAGCAGACTTCGAGATATTTGCTTGAACTAGAACAGATAACTTGAAAAAGAAGCTTTTAAAAGGCAGTATGGTTTTTTTCGAGGCTAAATTACTGGACTTTTGGAGAAGTCCGTGACTTGTACTTTATATAAGACTTTTGAGTTTATACAAAACATCTATAAAATgttggggggttttgttgttttttttttgtttgtttgtttgtttgtttgagggggGTAGgggttaagacagggtttctctgtgtagccttccttggctgtcctggaactcagagatccgcctgcctctgcatcccaagtgctgtgattaaaggtgtacaacaccaccacacccggctggttttgttttgttttgttttaaatggtaaCACTTTAGCAAGGTGCACTTGTAAAATACTaataagagccaggcatggtggcacacacctttattctcagcacttaggaggcagagacaggcgatcACTGAGTTCTAGtctgaggggagggggggagagaacaCACTAATAAGCAATGAATACCATTAATCTCTGCCACTTAGAAATGTAGAGATTAGCAGGCTATtcactaaataaaatgaaaatattacctAAGGTTTCTAAGGCACACAGTTATTTACAACATCTCAAGTGGGATTTATTTGGTGGACCACAATAAGTTCTCAGAACATTTGCTGTAACTCAGGTAGAATTAGGCAAGTATTCACATTAGTCTGTAGTCCAAAAGGTATTTCAGCTAAAATATGTCAGTCCTCACATCTGCAATTGCTTAGAGATGATCAGTGTTGCTTCTGTAGCTACTTTAACCTGACCGGATAGATAGAGCTCAGTGCTTTAGAGGGTTAGGCAAATTCAGTTCCTTTTTGTTCAACAATACCTCATCTGCACTACCTAAACCCTGGTCTCCACTATCCAATGTCTGCCTTACATTAGGTCGTACCTCAGGGCTATTACACATAGTGATTACATTATAAAAGGCCTCCAGATCACTCTGTTCAAACGTAATCGCTGGTTTCAACGATGGGCCAGGAGTAAGGGAACTTCCGCCAACAATTCTGAGGTTGATAAACTTGATTTTCCAAGTATTTTCCACAAAAGGGCTACGGATAAGTCCAAAAGTTTGTTCAAATATGCCCAAACAAGTATTTCCTCGGTGGACAGTCCCTGCAACTCCAACCATAACCAATCCATGAGGAGAGGACGCACATTTTAATCCTTGAGAATCGAGGTTGggactgagaaaaagaaattcctCTTTCACTAATGACAGTAAGCGAAGGCTCACAATGTCTGCTCCATGGTAGTCTGTCACGTTTTGCTCTGAGGTGCTGTAATAAAACCTAAGCTTGACATCATGCCAGAAGTGCTGTGGGCCCCACTCATCTTGAGGTGGTCCCAGAAATGGGTTCTGAGAATTAAGAAGTTCAAAGAACCAGTGACAGAATTCTTCTCCTAAGCGACGAAAATCAACcttttcagcttctttttcttcttttgcctgCTGgttaaagcaaacagaaagtaaaataaagatttacCACTCACATCTAAGTTTCTATATAACCTGTTTCCTAAATAAGTGCTAATGTCCTGTTTAGAGCAAAGGGATCTGAAACACAGCATGCCAAGTAAAacctctttcaaaaagaaaaaaaccttttacatttaaattttagataTGTAAAATTTAACAAGGCCACTGCTGGGTTCAGTGGCACACCGCTAAGGATGAGGGAGGTGGAGGGCTGGCCGGGCAcggaagtccaaggccagccccAGCATTCTGTCATTCacccttccctgccccacccctctcaTTCCTTTTTCTGTACTGTGTTTGGGGTCAAGCTGATATGTCCCCTAGACCTTCTGGGTTTTCTAGGAGACTCTTACTCTGCATTGAAAATTGACTTGGAGCTTGCATTCATCAAGCCTCTTGTCTCCTatgtgctgaggttacaggccaCGTATTCTGATAGTCTGTCTCTTCAAAACCAATGATAAAACAGCAATACAGCAATGTTATATGCAATACTGAAGAGTGTGATCTTAGATAAAggaagctcaaaaaaaaaaatgaacaaagttcCTTAAAATATAAGTATCAGCATGAAGAGTCAATGATACTGGTTTGTGCATAATTTTCCCGTAATTATACATGTCTCTCAAAGCTTTACCACAACTGCTTCAAATGGAGCCTTTATTGACTGTAAACTAAATCTCAATAAAGATGATGAAAATAGGAAGCTGCAATAATTAATAAAACGCACGAGGAATTTGTACATTTTTCTAACATCATCATAAATTCTATTGAAAAGTATTTAAGCTCCTGTCACTCATGGAATCTACTCAAGCAGATgaccagtttttttgtttttgttttttttttagccaagAGAGGTTTGTcagagttttttttaattactaactTCTTTAAATAGATACTTCAAAAAGGGACTGAAATGGGTAATTTTCTATGACTGGGattattaattctttaaatgaAAGGGAATATTAGTATAAAAGCATACCCTATAAACTAGACCTCATGCATCTATGTATTCCAGGACAGAATACTCCATCAAGAATAAGATGTTAtgccaggtctggtggcacatgcctttaatcccagcacttgggaggcagaggcagatggatctctgcgagttcaaggctagcctggtctacaaagagaattccaggacaaccagggctcttacacagagaaaccctatctcaacaccccccaaataaataaataaataagatgcttTATCTTACTCTATACTATACGAAGCGCCTGCTATCAATGCATTTAGCACAGTATGTGATATATAAGCATACTTTCTCCATCTTCAAAAGACTgaagaacattttttcttttcagtatatTAAGAACACAAGACCTTAAAACATTCTGTCCTAATATAAAAGCACAGTAACTATCCAAAATTATGTCAAGGAACATAAAGCACTCAATATCTAagactaagacacacacacacacaaatgtatgcatGAGTGTACTTGCATGCTGCAAGGATTaactgaagaaaaatggaaatctttttctttccttttaaaaaaatatttatttattatgtatgcagtgctccgcctgcatgtacacctgtacgccaggagagggcaccagatctcattacagatggttgtgagctaccatgtggttgcagagaattgaactcaggacctctggaagaagagacagtgctcttagcctctgagccatctctccagccccgaaatctttttcttttaatttcttaaatgaaattttaaaaaatttcttaaaCAAAAAATTTACATGGCTAATAAAGGCAgttttacaaaatgagaaaagaaatgtacagtagctttcttttaaagtaaaatgaaattaatcTTATAGTCTACTTTCTAAACATACAGTAATTCTCATTTTTGGAAAGAGGGTACTCCCTGACCCCCACTCCCAACCCAATATATTACATACACTTCACCAAGTCTGAAGTATTCGTTCATGGTCTTCAAGTATGTCAAGGAGataaaaagtgaaaacacaaGTGCTATGAACCATGAACCCTCAGATCCAGGATTTTTGCAGTTTCAGATACAACAAGGATGCAGAATGTCAGCACAAATCTAAGGTACCTGTTGGAAGAGCTGGATCTCTTCTGTCTTTGTACCTGGCTCCGCTGGCTCCTtcagtttctgtgtctgtttttccCAGTAACCTTTTGCATACTGAATAAGATTGTGTTTTTCAGTAGTTGGAGGTACAACCACCCCTTGTATTGCCAAATACTTAAATATGACTTCTCGGTGGACTTTTTTGCGCCTCAGAAGTTCTTCTACATTTTGGCTATACACTAATATTGCATGGATAGcatctataaaaaaaataacaaaaattaatagaCAATCAGGAGGCATTTGTAAATTTGCCCTGTGTCAGAAAAATTCTACTGAAATGTATTTAAGCTCTTGTTTGCATTAAGATGGCTATGGCTTTGAAAATCAAGAAGTGGCTTATCCATTTAGTTCCccaccccacctacccacctcttttgttttgtttgtttgtttttctgagacaaggtttctctgtgtttccctggctgtccaggactcaactctgtaaatcaggctggcctccaactcacagagatcctgcctgcctctgccttatgagCGCTGGagttaaagacgtgtgccaccactgcagcAGAGCCATTTGTCTCCTTTTTTAATCCTTTATACTTTAAACTTTCTTTACCTTGCAGGCAGTGGTagcatgccttcagtcccagcactggggaggcagaggaaggtataTGTTGGGGGGTAGTCtgctgtattttgatgctaagtacagcttgctgtctgacctactttttgcttaataaatagccatcccacctgggcagggcaaagaagacaggtggggctaggagtgagaggaattctggaaagaaaaaggactgccaagaggaaaagggagagagcggaagcaaagagaggaaggtcgccatgggttagctggaggagaagcacatggccggcggtgtggatggagaatccagcccagatgaagaacattaacaagtatttgggattatggatgggaggtagcttgataaaaattatttaaaacagatggcatgggattgagacagggatcccaggcctgaggccctactatggaaagtagtttagaggattgagatctgccctgctccaggttaattaaggctagcttaaaatataacaagtgtctgtgtcttgattgattgctagccgggcctactgataacacttgtaattttaaaaacaataggcatatttctgagtttgaggccaggctgatctacaaagtgagtccaggacagccagggcaacacagccaaaaaacaaaacaaaacaaaacaaaacaaaacaaaaaacaaacaacaacaacaaaacttacccggaaaaaaaagttatttctatGCCCCAAATATCTAAAATCCATAAACCTTGAGATGTCAAGGAACGTTGTCAAACTCCTGACTCTACAGATAATCGAAGTTGTAAGTGGCAGAATCAAGGAGTTGCATTTAAATCTGAAAATTGTGCTGACAACACGGACCAAATATCTTTGTGATATATGACGaaatggcaatttttaaaaactgccctCATCACACATACCTTCCTCAGATCTTATCCCATGGACACGCAGGATCTTTAAAGCCCCTATTTCAAAGCTCCTTAACGGCCGCTATCCTCTTTTCCCATTAATTTCGGGGTAGTTACTACATTcgactggtttgtttgtttgtttgttgggggggtatttttgttttgtcatttctaTCCCTTTCTTTACAGCAACATACGTTTCCCTAATGTATTTAGTAAGGATCAGTAAggacatttttaaatgatttataattCAACGTACTTATATCCTTTGTGTCTTATATACAATTTTTAGAACTTAAAAGAAAGTGTGGTCCTGCCGCCTCAACTTTTATATGTAGGACAAAGAGACTGAGCATTCCTTGATATACATGGAATACATGGACTAACGCCATCAGCcttctgcttgtttctttcttgcaTACAGTGTTTACCTATGAGACCCACAAAAGGTGTTTCTGTTCCCTTCAAGCTGAAAGGAAACAGCCAGAGCAGCAGCTGACTCCTCAGATGGCTGAAACTTAAAACTGAAACACAacgggagggaggggagagttgGGCGGAGGCTGTCGGAGGTCGGGGGCTCTTGGAAATCATGAAAAATGCCTGATCTCGTAATCCGGCCAAAGTTTTACCCGGCCTGTAGCCCTGTCCGCCCcaccagccccgccccccaactcCCGAGACCGGAGCGGCCGCCTCCCGGGCTCACGCCTGAGCGGAGCCTCCTCTCCCCTTCGGACCCCTCGGCGAGAGACAGCAGCCCTGTGGGTACCTACCTTGGCGGTCCACAGGATGCACCAGGCGGTTGGTGACAGTGTCGCACAGGGCCATGATCTCATCGTTATCCAGCAGCTCGAGCAGGCTACGGCAGCCCTCCGTCTCTAAGTGGCTGAGCCCCGACATCTCGCCCCCGGGGAAGGGGGGCAGAGGACGACGCCACTAAAGTCGCCCTCACGGCCCGCGGGCCGGACGGCGCCTTGGCAACAGAAACCGGAAGTGCCTTTCCAGTAGCTAGTGCCGGAAGTCTCAGATGTTCCCGCCCCCTGGGCGGAAGTGCTcgttcagaaaggaagaaaggaaacgcTGTGTTCCCGACTTCTGGTTCCGGCCTGTCTTAGAGTTGAGTTCCACAGATCGCGCTTAAAAGAAGCGTCGTGAACATTCACCTACCATTCGAGGACTGGCTAGAAATGAATCTTTTAGTTCACCAACACGGCCTCATCCGATAGTGCCACTTAAAGTTCAGCGCATGCGCGGGCGGGTGTGAGCCGGAGGAGACGGAAGTGGAGCGCGCAAGCGAGCTCCTGTGGTACCGCGGGTCTGGCAGGGAGAGATGCTCCGCCTCTCCTGGGGCCCGGGAACGTTTGAATGTTTGTGGTCCTCTAGTCACTTCTGAGTTAGGTGAGCCGGTACCTTAATATTCTTCAGCAACACAAACTGAAAAACACTATactgagaaaatgtttaaaaagaactaaCAACTTGCTGATCCGTGATCCCACGCTTGACAGCCCTCTAGATAACTTTAGATTGAGCCCAAGAATGTGGTAGTGGAACCTCATTTGCAGTTGGTTGGTCATTAGAACAAGTGAAACAACCTGGAGTTTCAGAATTGCATCTAATATGCAGATGAAGGGGCGCGATGCCACGCAAGGACCTGATTTAGATTTGAATACAGTAATAGTTCGGTTGATGTGGGAAAaatacacccacccacacaccccttGGGTAGAAGTAATTTGTGTTGAGAGCATATGTAAGAGAAACTGGGTTTTGGttagagtttttttcttttttctttttggtttttcgagacagggtttctctgtgtagccttggccatactggactcactttgtagaccaggctggcctcgaactcacagcgatccgcctgcctctgcctcccgagtgctgggattaaaggcgtgcaccaccacgctcggctagAGTTTTTTTCTAAATAGGAAATTACTAAGATTTGGGGGCAGGATAGTTTATTGATGTGGACATTGAGTTCTACGCTGCAGGCTGCTTAACACAATCCCTGCATTTCTACAGAATAGCGCACCTCTTCTCACTGATGCAGGAGGGAACACCTCCAGGCTAGCCAATGCTCCCTGAGAAGGACTCATCTCCAGGCGAGCCACTGACTGGAACCCTGTCCAAGGGGGTTTCTGAGACgatgaaaatttttttctattacccTACACTAAACACTCTTCACACCACCTTTGAGATCTTGCACTATTGGTAGTAAAACTGAAGAACTTAATTACAAATTTTACTTGAAcctgaataaaattttaatatattctattaatttattcatattacatcttaattgttatcccatcccttgtatcctcccattcctccctccctcccattttccccttactcccctcccctatgactgtgactgagggggacctccttcccctgtatatgctcatagggtatcaagtctctttttggcattGAATAAAGTTTTAATATCTACTTGTGGCTCTTGGCTGCTGAATTGGATCAGAGGCTACGGAATCAGATCGTGCAAAGAGATCGAGAGATTTGTAGGCCATTCTGTGCATGTGCGTCGTTTATGTTTGAACCTTGGCTtcaattctttttaatttctaaacCCATTTTGAAGTCACAAGGGTTCCTTTATGATTGCTAGCTCGGACTTGTATTGCAGATCTCTGCTCCAAAGCCTTTGTTCTTGCTATTGTACTTGAGACAGTCTTCCCTTCAGACATCTCAGCTGCTGATACTCATTTTTTCTAATGCTTATTCAGTAGGAAAATATTCTGCTAGGGAGTCCTTTCCTGCAAGGTCACGTCATCACTTTGCCTATGCTTCCTGCCCACTTCATTTGTCTCCAAagtgtttatataatttaatttagtaTGTATATTAGGCCGTTTATTGTTCTCAATTCATTTCTATCCCATTGCAGGGTGAGCTTCGTGAGGCAAGCACTCTTTGTTTTATTACCTTTACAATGCCTAGCACATAGTAgatagatatattttttaaataacttgtgAGACCACTGGAGTGTTAAACAGAGGGATGAAATGATCaaacttgtttcaaaagaaattacTTTTCAATAGTGATATGAAGGGAACACTAAAGGAATGAAGATGAAAGAGAGCCCAATGGAGAGGCTTCTATAATAGACTGTGTGACAGAAAATGATGACTGGAAAAAGAGTGGAAGATCTTGGATGAGTTCAGGCTTTGGTTTGGACTACCAGAGTTGCCATTTcctgagaaaaaggaacactggATAAAGTAGATTTTAATGAGCAGTAAGAGACTAGCTCAGACTTTTCTGGTGCAAGTGATGATATGTACAAAAGAATAAATCAGAGGGAAGGCTGAAGCAGAGAGAAGGTGCTGAATTAATTGTGACAAGATAGCAATATGAAGGCAGGTAGAATTTTCAACGTGACTATAAGGCTGGAGACTAGACATGATAACAAATCTGGCAAAAGCATAACAAGCAAGTTTCAGCCTCAgtactgagttcgaggccagccttgtgtacAAAGTGAGCtttggatagccaaggctacacagagaaactctggaaaaaacaaaagaaataatttataacctaaataaattataaattctcTGAGCATTCCTTATGTTTTGATCACATTTACTCCTTTCCCCATCCTTTTCCAAGATCCACTCCCACTACCCCACCCACTCAAccttgtatccttttatttttaaaacccgccaagaccaatttgtgctgccaAATATTCTTGGAGTTACAGCCTTCAACTGGAGTGTGGTCAACTTACCAGAGGCTGACTAAACCCTTAACGAGAACTTAACTTTCCCTCTCCAAGGGCTAACAATTGCTGCTCCTAAGCTAGAGCAGCAGGACTGGGCGCCCAACTTCCCTGCCCATGTTAAGATTTGGTGGCTTGGGCTTCCACAAGTCTTGTGCTGCTGCCCTGCTGTGTGTCCACAAAACCAGTTCTCTTGtcatcttctatttcttctagCCCTTATACTCTTTCCATATCCTCTTCTGAATGATCCCTGAGCCCAAGGCAGAGCGCTCtcgttctctcctctctctccctcctcccttccctcccttgtgtatgtgcttttctctgtgtagccttggctatgctgggcttgctttgtagaccaggctagcttcagagatgcacctgcctctgcctccctgagtgctgggattacaggcctgcgccattGTGCCAGCTGTGCATGTGTCTTTTAGGCCTGAGTATTCTGCAGTTTCTTACTCTACACATTGGCTAGTTTGGGGTTTCTGCGTTAATAACTTGCCTATGTACCCTTTGGATTGTTGCTAATAAACTCTGAATACTTTCTCTAAGAGGTgaaagatatttacattgtgaggAGACACcaaagtatacttttttttttttttttttgaaaagtaaataaattctcAGGCTTCAGTTCTTACTATCTTAATGACTCACTTAAGTCATTAAGTGCCAACCAATGGGAGTGTTTCTGAGAAAGCTCTGAATTTAAGGGTGGGAGGTTACCATATAGGGGAGTAATATGTTGTTTATTATCTACTTTCAAATCTTAACTTGTGTAAGAATCACCCAAGATTTGTGATAGATGTAGAGGATTCGAGCTCACAGACAAGCACTAGGGAAACCGGTAATGTTAATCACCCAGGCTTATCTCTTCAAAGTACCTGTTTTCTACACACAGGCTGAAAGTAGATGTTAATAGCCTGGTGACATTTGCTAACTGTAAGGCTAGGTCTCACTCAAATCTCCCAGAATGTTTATACCCCACCCCTAGATCTTtatct encodes:
- the C8H3orf38 gene encoding uncharacterized protein C3orf38 homolog isoform X1; this encodes MSGLSHLETEGCRSLLELLDNDEIMALCDTVTNRLVHPVDRQDAIHAILVYSQNVEELLRRKKVHREVIFKYLAIQGVVVPPTTEKHNLIQYAKGYWEKQTQKLKEPAEPGTKTEEIQLFQQQAKEEKEAEKVDFRRLGEEFCHWFFELLNSQNPFLGPPQDEWGPQHFWHDVKLRFYYSTSEQNVTDYHGADIVSLRLLSLVKEEFLFLSPNLDSQGLKCASSPHGLVMVGVAGTVHRGNTCLGIFEQTFGLIRSPFVENTWKIKFINLRIVGGSSLTPGPSLKPAITFEQSDLEAFYNVITMCNSPEVRPNVRQTLDSGDQGLGSADEVLLNKKELNLPNPLKH
- the C8H3orf38 gene encoding uncharacterized protein C3orf38 homolog isoform X2 — its product is MSGLSHLETEGCRSLLELLDNDEIMALCDTVTNRLVHPVDRQDAIHAILVYSQNVEELLRRKKVHREVIFKYLAIQGVVVPPTTEKHNLIQYAKGYWEKQTQKLKEPAEPGTKTEEIQLFQQAKEEKEAEKVDFRRLGEEFCHWFFELLNSQNPFLGPPQDEWGPQHFWHDVKLRFYYSTSEQNVTDYHGADIVSLRLLSLVKEEFLFLSPNLDSQGLKCASSPHGLVMVGVAGTVHRGNTCLGIFEQTFGLIRSPFVENTWKIKFINLRIVGGSSLTPGPSLKPAITFEQSDLEAFYNVITMCNSPEVRPNVRQTLDSGDQGLGSADEVLLNKKELNLPNPLKH